In Planctomycetota bacterium, the sequence AGCGAGGACGACGACATCGTGCTCGTCACCGAGAAGGGCATCGTCAATCGCCAGCGTGTCGGCGAGATCCGCCAGACCGGCCGCAACGCAGCCGGCGTCCGCCTCGTCCGCCTCGACACCGGCGACAAGCTCGTCGCCATGGCCAAAGTTCCCAGCGTCAACGGCGACGACGCGCCCGAGTCCGCCGAGACGCCACCAGCTGACGAGGCCTCCGCTGCTGACGACGCGCCCGCGACCGACGACACCCCGTCATCCTGAGCGAGCACAGCGAGTCGAAGGACCTCGCCCGAACGATCGCGCGGAACCAGACGAGGTCCCTCGGCTGCGCTCGGGATGACGGAATGGATCACTCGCTAGCCGCGAGCTCGGGCAGGTGCTTCTTGAGCTTCTCGACCTTCGGCAGCGCGTAACGCACGACATACCCGTTGGTAGGGTTCTTGGCGACAAAGTCCTGGTGGTAGTCCTCGGCGTCGTGGAACTGCGTCAGCGGCTCCAGCGTCGTCACGACCGGATCGCCGTACAGGCCCGACTCGCGAAGCTGCGTCAGGTACGCCTCGGCCGCCTGCTTCTGGGCGTCGTCGGCGTAAAAGATGGCCGAGCGATATTGCTTGCCGACGTCCGGCCCCTGGCGGTTGAGCTGCGTCGGGTCGTGGATGAGGAAGAACGCCCGGAAGACTTCGCCCAGCGTGATCTGGCTCGGGTCGTACGTGACGCGGATGACCTCCGCATGATCGGTCCGCCCGGCCGCGACGAGGTCGTACTTGGCGGCCATTGC encodes:
- the msrA gene encoding peptide-methionine (S)-S-oxide reductase MsrA; the protein is MSSRLFVVAVGAVVALGAITLTRAAAAPVVVPPEPTDKIAPAAGQDSAQIVLAGGCFWCTELGMEAVVGVTDVVSGYAGGEAMAAKYDLVAAGRTDHAEVIRVTYDPSQITLGEVFRAFFLIHDPTQLNRQGPDVGKQYRSAIFYADDAQKQAAEAYLTQLRESGLYGDPVVTTLEPLTQFHDAEDYHQDFVAKNPTNGYVVRYALPKVEKLKKHLPELAASE